One region of Pseudomonas glycinae genomic DNA includes:
- a CDS encoding LysE family translocator has translation MESLLPFLLFSFVASITPGPTNILVMSHSSRRGLTATVPIIFGACVSAALVVLVVGLGVGETLLRYPRVQQAMAWAGVLWLSWLAWQIFRSTPPSLDSATAADEGFSVFGAAGLQLINPKVWMMAVAVVSVFGGNGDDSARMLLLSAVFLMVCLPCMTAWALLGVGSARFFGSPRAFRRMNAVLAFLLLLSAWLAVLV, from the coding sequence ATGGAATCGTTGTTGCCTTTTCTGCTGTTTTCCTTCGTCGCCTCGATCACCCCGGGGCCGACCAATATTCTGGTGATGAGCCACAGCTCGCGGCGCGGTCTGACGGCCACCGTGCCGATCATCTTCGGTGCGTGTGTGTCGGCGGCGCTGGTGGTGTTGGTGGTCGGACTCGGCGTGGGGGAAACCTTGCTGCGCTATCCCCGCGTGCAGCAGGCGATGGCCTGGGCCGGGGTGTTGTGGCTGAGCTGGCTGGCGTGGCAGATCTTTCGCAGTACGCCGCCCTCGTTGGACTCGGCGACAGCGGCCGATGAAGGCTTCAGCGTGTTCGGCGCCGCAGGGCTGCAATTGATTAATCCCAAGGTGTGGATGATGGCCGTGGCGGTGGTGAGTGTGTTTGGCGGCAACGGCGACGACAGCGCGCGGATGCTGCTGTTGTCGGCGGTTTTTCTAATGGTCTGCCTGCCGTGCATGACGGCGTGGGCGCTGCTGGGCGTGGGCAGCGCGCGGTTCTTTGGCTCGCCACGGGCGTTTCGGCGCATGAATGCCGTGCTGGCGTTTTTGTTGTTGCTGTCGGCTTGGTTGGCGGTGTTGGTCTAG
- a CDS encoding AraC family transcriptional regulator, translated as MDKRNWIDLSQDADTGIESIRAHFQGHAYDPHWHDSFLVGVTEQGVQQFHCRRVRHLSTPGKIFMLEPGEIHDGHAPTEEGFTYSMLYLDPHWLERELRVLFEHAPDNSQLGFTDTLSQDSRLSTAINQAFNALHQGDLRIVRQTAIDTLLGALTSHLDWRKRQPFDPRLPWVAQVARDYLHAHAFEDIGLDDLAEACGVDRFRLTRAFKAAFGLAPHAYLIQLRLARARQLLARGETPATVASALGFADQSHLGRWFRRAYHLTPADYRKRCSNLPD; from the coding sequence GTGGACAAACGCAACTGGATCGACTTGTCTCAGGATGCCGACACCGGGATCGAGTCGATTCGTGCCCATTTCCAGGGCCATGCCTACGATCCGCACTGGCATGACAGCTTTCTGGTGGGCGTCACCGAGCAGGGCGTGCAGCAGTTTCATTGCCGGCGCGTGCGCCATCTGAGTACGCCAGGCAAGATTTTCATGCTGGAGCCGGGGGAGATCCACGACGGGCACGCGCCGACGGAGGAGGGCTTCACCTATTCCATGCTCTACCTCGACCCGCACTGGCTGGAGCGTGAATTGCGCGTGCTGTTCGAGCATGCGCCGGACAACAGCCAGCTCGGATTCACCGATACCCTGAGTCAGGATTCGCGCCTGTCCACGGCCATCAATCAAGCCTTCAACGCCCTGCATCAAGGCGACTTGCGCATCGTGCGCCAGACCGCCATCGACACCTTGCTCGGTGCGCTGACGTCCCACCTCGACTGGCGCAAGCGCCAGCCGTTCGATCCGCGCCTGCCATGGGTGGCCCAGGTGGCGCGGGACTATCTGCATGCGCATGCCTTCGAAGACATCGGGCTGGACGACTTGGCCGAGGCCTGCGGGGTTGATCGCTTTCGACTGACCCGTGCATTCAAGGCCGCTTTCGGACTGGCGCCCCATGCCTATCTGATTCAGTTGCGCCTGGCCCGCGCCCGCCAATTGCTGGCGCGTGGCGAAACACCCGCCACCGTCGCCAGCGCTCTCGGTTTCGCCGATCAAAGCCATCTCGGTCGCTGGTTTCGCCGCGCCTATCACCTGACTCCGGCGGACTACCGCAAGCGCTGCTCAAACCTTCCAGACTGA
- a CDS encoding PLDc N-terminal domain-containing protein has translation MQIETTWIVLAVVLLLIELWAINRVRKSEGKASNKGVWIVLIVFVPLFGLIAWALAGPKQVTQA, from the coding sequence ATGCAAATTGAAACCACGTGGATCGTACTGGCCGTCGTGCTTTTGCTCATCGAATTGTGGGCGATCAACCGGGTGCGCAAGAGTGAGGGGAAAGCCAGCAACAAAGGCGTCTGGATCGTATTGATCGTGTTTGTGCCGCTGTTCGGGCTGATCGCCTGGGCACTGGCCGGGCCCAAGCAGGTTACTCAGGCCTGA
- a CDS encoding alpha/beta fold hydrolase → MKPALHTAVHTGKNRRRLLGLSILATALLQFGAFAQAQTAAPEPVKTEAASVKADLPFGPLKHVKAGLLDVAYAETGPANGPVVILLHGWPYDIHSYDDVAPLLAAKGYRVLMPYARGYGDTHFLSDKTVRNGQPAALASDVIDFMDALKIKQAVLGGYDWGARSADIVSALWPERVKALVSVSGYLIGNQAAGKNPLPPKAELQWWYQFYFATDRGEAGYTKNTHDFAKLIWQLASPKWAFDDATFDRSAKALQNPDHVAITVFNYRWRLGLVQGESQYDALEQKLATAPSISVPTITLEGDANGAPHPAPEDYAKRFTGKYQFRLINGGIGHNLPQEDPKAFAQAIIDADHL, encoded by the coding sequence ATGAAGCCTGCACTGCACACCGCCGTCCACACTGGAAAAAACCGTCGTCGCCTGCTGGGCCTGTCGATTCTAGCCACCGCGCTGCTGCAATTCGGCGCCTTCGCCCAAGCACAAACCGCAGCCCCCGAGCCGGTCAAGACCGAAGCCGCCAGCGTCAAGGCCGATCTGCCCTTCGGCCCGCTCAAGCATGTGAAGGCCGGACTGCTCGACGTGGCCTACGCCGAAACCGGCCCGGCCAATGGTCCGGTGGTGATTCTCCTGCACGGCTGGCCGTACGACATTCACAGCTACGACGACGTCGCGCCGCTGCTGGCGGCCAAGGGTTATCGGGTATTGATGCCATACGCCCGGGGTTATGGCGACACGCATTTCCTGTCCGACAAGACCGTGCGCAACGGTCAGCCGGCGGCGCTGGCCAGTGACGTGATCGATTTCATGGATGCGCTGAAGATCAAGCAAGCTGTGCTCGGCGGCTACGACTGGGGCGCACGTTCGGCGGACATCGTGTCGGCGCTGTGGCCGGAGCGGGTCAAGGCGCTGGTGTCGGTCAGCGGTTACCTGATCGGCAATCAGGCCGCCGGCAAGAATCCGCTGCCGCCCAAGGCCGAACTGCAATGGTGGTATCAGTTCTACTTCGCCACCGACCGTGGTGAGGCGGGCTACACCAAGAACACCCATGATTTCGCCAAGCTGATCTGGCAACTGGCTTCACCGAAATGGGCCTTCGACGACGCCACCTTCGACCGCAGCGCCAAGGCCTTGCAGAACCCGGATCACGTCGCCATCACCGTGTTCAACTACCGCTGGCGTCTGGGCCTGGTGCAGGGTGAAAGCCAGTACGATGCGCTGGAACAGAAACTCGCCACCGCCCCCTCGATCAGCGTGCCGACCATCACCCTGGAAGGCGATGCCAACGGCGCGCCGCACCCAGCCCCCGAGGACTACGCCAAACGCTTCACCGGCAAATACCAGTTCCGTCTGATCAACGGAGGCATCGGCCACAACCTGCCACAGGAAGACCCGAAAGCCTTCGCTCAGGCGATCATCGACGCCGATCACCTCTGA
- a CDS encoding GlxA family transcriptional regulator — MDPTLIERRQFSGGMKGKNLRYLNEPASGPGRMTRTGFVLLEHFSLPAFTQALDTLVTANLLRPGLFSTRTFGLSDGEVISDLGLVIRPDSRLETSVLQELDLLVICGGYRTELKASDEFINLLKMAAEAGVILAGLWNGAWFLGRAGVLEGYRCAIHPEHRPALAEISKATQVSSEPYVIDRDRLTASSPSGAFHMALDWIKGLHDKALVEGIEDILAFEESRYRRIKPTENLCVSAPLREVVKLMDANLEEPLELEQLAVYAGRSRRQLERLFKEQLGTTPQRYYMELRITEARRLLQHTELSQVDVLVACGFVSPSHFSKCYSAYFGYRPSKEKRLVK; from the coding sequence ATGGACCCCACCTTGATCGAACGACGCCAATTCAGCGGTGGCATGAAGGGCAAGAACCTTCGCTACCTGAACGAGCCCGCCAGCGGGCCGGGACGCATGACCCGCACCGGGTTCGTGCTGCTGGAGCATTTTTCCCTGCCGGCCTTCACTCAGGCGCTGGACACTCTTGTCACCGCCAATCTGCTGCGCCCCGGTCTGTTTTCCACGCGCACCTTCGGCCTGAGCGACGGCGAAGTGATCAGCGATCTGGGGCTGGTGATCCGCCCGGACTCGCGTCTGGAAACCAGCGTATTGCAGGAACTGGATCTGCTGGTGATCTGCGGCGGTTACCGCACGGAATTGAAGGCAAGCGACGAGTTTATCAACCTGCTGAAAATGGCCGCCGAGGCCGGCGTGATACTGGCCGGGTTGTGGAACGGCGCGTGGTTCCTGGGCCGGGCAGGGGTGCTGGAAGGCTACCGCTGTGCAATTCACCCGGAGCATCGGCCGGCGCTGGCGGAGATTTCCAAGGCAACCCAGGTCAGCAGCGAACCCTACGTGATCGACCGCGACCGGCTGACCGCGTCCAGTCCGTCCGGCGCGTTTCACATGGCCCTGGACTGGATCAAGGGCCTGCACGACAAGGCGCTGGTCGAAGGCATCGAAGACATTCTGGCGTTCGAGGAATCGCGTTACCGGCGGATCAAACCGACCGAGAACCTCTGCGTCAGCGCGCCGCTGCGTGAAGTGGTGAAGCTGATGGACGCCAATCTTGAAGAACCGTTGGAGCTGGAGCAGCTGGCGGTGTATGCCGGACGCTCCCGGCGTCAGCTGGAGCGTTTGTTCAAGGAACAACTCGGCACCACGCCGCAGCGTTATTACATGGAGCTGCGCATCACCGAAGCCCGGCGTCTGCTGCAACACACCGAACTGTCTCAGGTGGACGTGCTGGTGGCGTGCGGGTTTGTGTCGCCGAGCCATTTCAGTAAGTGCTACAGCGCCTATTTCGGTTATCGCCCATCCAAAGAAAAACGGCTCGTCAAATGA
- a CDS encoding MFS transporter, whose amino-acid sequence MTPRLLAMALAPLLGLFIVALGNGFLSSLTTLRLGAAGESATMIGIVSSAYFIGLTLGAIFNDRLILRIGHIRAYSSFASLIAATILLQGLFYDTWGWVVLRLINGWATVGVFLVIESWLLLAGDAKIRGRLLALYMIVLYGAGVLGQAFLGKITGLGDTAPFMVAGMLATLSVLPIVILPRVSPLLEQVEPLKPRALLGVSPTGLVGCFGSGVTIAAIYTLLPLYLQRIGLNVGEVGSMMAWTILGAMLLQYPVGRWSDRKDRLQVLTVLCAACTVLSLVIVLVPLSSTLLAAMLFLLGGGVFALYPVAVSHAADRAPVETLVPMIQGMLLINSLGSAMSPLLISPAMNAHGETGLFWAFALVNLAMVTFFFWRRGKRPVPANPAPFAAAATFSPTGAELRVTEDLRQAAQEHPPMVDALSGEAAPPTGSRFEAS is encoded by the coding sequence ATGACACCGCGTTTGCTGGCCATGGCGCTGGCGCCCCTGCTCGGGCTGTTCATTGTTGCGCTGGGCAACGGCTTTCTGTCTTCCTTGACCACCCTGCGCCTGGGCGCCGCCGGCGAATCGGCGACGATGATCGGCATCGTATCCTCGGCCTATTTCATCGGCCTGACGCTGGGCGCGATCTTCAACGACCGGCTGATCCTGCGCATCGGCCACATCCGCGCCTACAGCAGCTTCGCCTCGCTGATCGCCGCGACCATCCTGTTGCAAGGGCTGTTTTATGACACTTGGGGCTGGGTCGTCCTGCGCCTGATCAACGGCTGGGCCACGGTCGGCGTGTTTCTGGTGATCGAGAGCTGGCTGCTGCTGGCCGGTGACGCGAAAATTCGCGGCCGTCTGCTGGCGCTGTACATGATCGTCCTCTACGGCGCCGGGGTGCTGGGTCAGGCGTTTTTGGGGAAAATCACCGGGCTGGGTGACACCGCGCCGTTCATGGTTGCCGGCATGCTCGCGACGCTGTCGGTGCTGCCGATCGTGATCCTGCCGCGGGTTTCGCCGCTGCTGGAACAGGTCGAACCACTCAAGCCACGAGCGCTGCTGGGCGTATCGCCTACCGGTCTGGTCGGCTGCTTCGGCTCCGGCGTGACCATCGCGGCGATCTACACCCTGCTGCCGCTGTACCTGCAACGCATCGGCCTGAACGTCGGCGAAGTCGGCAGCATGATGGCCTGGACGATCCTCGGCGCGATGCTGCTGCAATACCCGGTCGGGCGCTGGTCCGACCGCAAGGATCGCCTGCAAGTGCTGACCGTGCTGTGCGCCGCGTGCACCGTGCTGTCGCTGGTGATCGTACTGGTGCCGCTGTCCTCGACCCTGCTCGCGGCGATGCTGTTCCTGTTGGGTGGCGGCGTGTTCGCGCTGTACCCGGTTGCGGTCAGCCATGCGGCCGACCGTGCGCCGGTCGAAACGTTGGTGCCGATGATTCAGGGCATGCTGCTGATCAATTCGCTGGGCTCGGCGATGAGCCCGCTGCTGATCTCCCCGGCGATGAACGCCCATGGCGAAACCGGCTTGTTCTGGGCCTTCGCGCTGGTCAACCTGGCCATGGTGACGTTCTTCTTCTGGCGTCGCGGCAAACGTCCGGTGCCGGCCAACCCGGCCCCGTTTGCGGCGGCAGCGACGTTCTCGCCAACCGGCGCCGAACTGCGGGTGACCGAAGATCTGCGTCAGGCAGCACAGGAACATCCGCCAATGGTCGATGCGTTGAGTGGCGAAGCGGCGCCGCCAACGGGATCGCGCTTCGAAGCCAGTTGA
- a CDS encoding peptidase U32 family protein, translating to MSLPKHHLELLSPARDVAIAREAILHGADAVYIGGPSFGARHNACNEVSEIAELVEFARRYHARIFTTINTILHDNELEPARKLIHQLYDAGVDALIVQDLGVMELDIPPIELHASTQTDIRTLERAKFLDQAGFSQLVLARELNLKEIRAIADETDAAIEFFIHGALCVAFSGQCNISHAQTGRSANRGDCSQACRLPYTLKDEKGGVIAYEKHLLSMKDNNQSANIRALVEAGVRSFKIEGRYKDMGYVKNITAYYRQRLDDVLNDRPDLARASSGRTAHFFMPDPEKTFHRGSTDYFVSERKIDIGAFDSPTFTGLAVGVVEKVGKRDMQVITHEPLSNGDGLNVLVKREVVGFRANIAEAKGEFEEEGEKRYRYRVEPNEMPEGLYKLRPNHPLNRNLDHNWQQALLKTSAERRIGVSWLAKLREERLELTVTSEEGISASVALEGPFGVANKPEQALDTLHDLLGQLGTTEYHATSIKLDAPQAFFIPNSQLKSLRREVIEALTAARVAAHPRGSRKAETTPPPVYPEAHLSFLANVYNQKARDFYHRHGVKLIDAAYEAHEEAGEVPVMITKHCLRFSFNLCPKQAKGVTGVKTKVAPMQLIHGDEVLTLKFDCKPCEMHVIGKMKGHILNLPQPGSVVGHISPEDLMKTIPRAPH from the coding sequence ATGTCCTTGCCCAAACATCACCTGGAACTGCTCAGCCCCGCCCGTGACGTGGCCATCGCCCGCGAGGCCATCCTGCATGGCGCTGACGCGGTGTACATCGGCGGCCCGAGCTTCGGCGCGCGCCACAACGCGTGCAACGAGGTGAGCGAAATCGCCGAACTGGTGGAATTTGCACGTCGCTACCACGCGCGCATCTTCACCACCATCAACACCATCCTGCACGACAACGAACTGGAGCCGGCGCGCAAGCTGATCCATCAGTTGTATGACGCCGGCGTCGATGCGCTGATCGTCCAGGACCTGGGCGTGATGGAGCTGGACATTCCACCCATCGAGCTGCACGCCAGCACCCAGACCGATATCCGCACCCTTGAGCGGGCCAAGTTCCTCGATCAGGCCGGTTTCTCGCAACTGGTACTGGCCCGTGAACTGAACCTCAAGGAAATCCGCGCGATCGCCGATGAAACCGATGCCGCCATCGAGTTCTTCATTCACGGCGCGTTGTGCGTGGCGTTTTCCGGTCAGTGCAACATTTCCCACGCGCAGACCGGGCGCAGCGCCAACCGGGGCGACTGCTCCCAGGCCTGCCGTCTGCCGTACACCCTGAAAGACGAAAAGGGTGGCGTGATCGCCTACGAAAAACACCTGCTGTCGATGAAGGATAACAACCAGAGCGCCAACATCCGCGCACTGGTCGAGGCCGGTGTGCGTTCGTTCAAGATCGAAGGTCGCTACAAGGACATGGGCTATGTGAAGAACATCACCGCCTATTACCGCCAGCGCCTCGACGACGTGCTCAACGACCGTCCGGACCTGGCCCGCGCCTCCAGCGGCCGCACCGCGCATTTCTTCATGCCGGACCCGGAAAAGACCTTCCACCGTGGCAGCACCGACTACTTCGTCAGCGAGCGCAAGATCGACATCGGCGCGTTCGATTCGCCGACCTTCACCGGTCTGGCGGTGGGCGTGGTCGAGAAAGTCGGCAAGCGTGACATGCAGGTCATCACCCACGAGCCGCTGTCCAACGGCGACGGCCTCAACGTGCTGGTCAAGCGCGAAGTGGTGGGGTTCCGCGCCAACATCGCCGAAGCCAAGGGCGAGTTCGAGGAAGAAGGTGAGAAGCGCTACCGCTACCGCGTCGAGCCGAACGAAATGCCGGAAGGCCTGTACAAGCTGCGTCCGAACCACCCGCTGAACCGCAACCTCGACCACAACTGGCAGCAGGCCTTGCTCAAGACCTCCGCCGAGCGTCGTATCGGCGTGAGCTGGCTGGCGAAGCTGCGTGAGGAGCGTCTGGAACTGACCGTGACCAGCGAAGAGGGCATCAGCGCCAGCGTCGCGCTGGAAGGCCCGTTCGGCGTCGCCAACAAACCGGAACAGGCGCTGGACACCTTGCACGACCTGCTCGGTCAGCTCGGCACCACCGAATACCACGCGACCTCGATCAAACTCGATGCGCCGCAAGCGTTCTTCATCCCGAATTCGCAGCTCAAGTCGTTGCGCCGTGAAGTGATCGAGGCGCTGACTGCCGCCCGCGTTGCCGCCCACCCGCGCGGTTCGCGCAAGGCCGAGACCACGCCACCGCCGGTGTACCCGGAAGCGCACCTGTCGTTCCTGGCCAACGTCTACAACCAGAAGGCTCGCGACTTCTACCACCGTCACGGCGTGAAGCTGATCGACGCGGCGTACGAAGCCCATGAAGAGGCGGGCGAAGTGCCGGTGATGATCACCAAGCACTGCCTGCGGTTCTCCTTCAACCTGTGCCCGAAACAGGCCAAAGGCGTGACCGGCGTGAAAACCAAAGTCGCGCCGATGCAGCTGATTCACGGCGACGAAGTGCTGACCCTGAAGTTCGACTGCAAACCGTGCGAGATGCACGTGATCGGCAAGATGAAGGGCCACATCCTGAATCTGCCGCAGCCGGGCAGTGTGGTGGGGCATATCAGCCCTGAGGATCTGATGAAAACGATCCCGCGCGCGCCGCACTGA
- a CDS encoding RidA family protein, whose translation MANQDITYTPDPDADSISSDVTEFNGILMSTQIPTRADGSLELGDVTAQSECTLQALKVALEKAGSSMDRVLHLTIYLTDMADRAAFNEVYKRYFAKPWPVRAAVGVAALAVEGMKVEVTAMAAKA comes from the coding sequence ATGGCCAACCAAGACATCACCTACACCCCGGATCCGGATGCAGACTCGATCTCTTCGGACGTGACCGAATTCAACGGCATCCTGATGTCGACCCAGATTCCGACCCGTGCCGACGGCAGCCTGGAACTGGGCGACGTCACCGCGCAGAGCGAATGCACGTTGCAGGCACTGAAAGTGGCGCTGGAAAAGGCCGGCAGCTCCATGGATCGCGTGCTGCACCTGACCATCTACCTGACCGACATGGCTGATCGCGCTGCGTTCAACGAGGTGTACAAGCGCTACTTCGCCAAGCCATGGCCGGTGCGTGCGGCGGTTGGCGTGGCGGCGCTGGCGGTTGAGGGGATGAAGGTGGAAGTCACCGCGATGGCCGCCAAGGCCTGA
- a CDS encoding DUF72 domain-containing protein, with the protein MIASSIFIGCAGWSLPREYWPDFPEQGTHLQRYAALLNGVEINSSFYRPHKLQAYARWAESVADGFRFCVKMPKSISHERCLRDCESELDAFLKQCSGLGDHLGCLLLQLPPSLTFDEAVAEAFFIGLRQRYSGAVVLEPRHASWAAAELLLMAYRIAQAVVDPSRISTDAAPCGWPGVRYWRLHGSPRIYHSPYDSAYLETLAGDLQVAAVDGIDTWCIFDNTASGAALGNALELRRILAQG; encoded by the coding sequence TTGATTGCGTCGTCGATCTTCATCGGTTGCGCCGGCTGGAGCCTGCCCCGCGAATACTGGCCGGACTTCCCGGAGCAGGGCACCCACCTGCAACGCTATGCCGCGCTGCTCAATGGTGTGGAAATCAACAGCTCCTTTTACCGTCCGCACAAGCTGCAAGCCTATGCCCGATGGGCCGAGTCGGTGGCGGACGGATTTCGCTTCTGCGTGAAGATGCCAAAGTCGATCAGCCATGAGCGATGCCTGCGGGACTGCGAATCTGAGCTGGATGCCTTTCTCAAGCAGTGTTCGGGGCTGGGTGATCATCTGGGTTGCCTGCTGTTGCAGTTGCCACCGTCACTGACATTTGATGAAGCGGTTGCCGAGGCGTTTTTTATCGGCTTGCGCCAGCGTTATTCCGGGGCCGTGGTGTTGGAGCCGCGCCACGCATCCTGGGCCGCCGCCGAACTGTTGTTGATGGCGTATCGCATCGCACAAGCGGTGGTTGATCCCTCGCGAATCAGCACCGATGCAGCTCCGTGCGGCTGGCCGGGCGTGCGCTACTGGCGGCTGCACGGTTCGCCACGGATCTATCACAGCCCCTATGATTCGGCGTATCTGGAAACGCTCGCCGGCGATTTGCAGGTGGCGGCTGTCGATGGCATCGATACCTGGTGCATTTTCGACAACACCGCCAGCGGCGCGGCACTCGGCAATGCGCTGGAACTGCGGCGGATACTGGCGCAGGGCTGA
- a CDS encoding DUF6124 family protein, translating into MFKVTPNPPVTEPASITDPTSPYECPDSKRFNEAANRALDYHLGPISAHMMAAPYYPNRLYQANPASNNESLLADACETLGSANVMLNNLVDALQGPHRKTAQGIAQIVMLAELAVNKVLDNIVPTE; encoded by the coding sequence ATGTTCAAAGTCACGCCAAACCCTCCGGTCACCGAACCGGCCAGCATCACCGATCCAACCTCCCCCTACGAATGCCCTGACTCCAAGAGATTCAACGAAGCCGCCAACCGCGCCCTCGACTACCACCTCGGCCCGATCTCAGCCCACATGATGGCCGCGCCCTACTACCCCAACCGCCTCTACCAGGCCAACCCGGCCAGCAACAACGAATCCCTGCTCGCCGACGCCTGCGAAACCCTGGGCTCGGCCAACGTGATGCTCAACAACCTCGTCGACGCCCTCCAAGGCCCCCACCGCAAAACCGCGCAGGGCATCGCGCAGATCGTGATGCTGGCGGAACTGGCAGTGAACAAGGTGCTGGATAACATTGTGCCGACGGAATAA